In the genome of Stomoxys calcitrans chromosome 4, idStoCalc2.1, whole genome shotgun sequence, the window aatatccaattaattttttaattgaatcaattaaaaatttaattgaaaatattcaaatgttATATTAAAACTTTTGCGAAAAGCAGGCTGTATAGGGCACTccctcgatttcgatgaaacatGGAACACGAATTTTAAGTTTATGTTTGGGTCTATGATCACTACTTAGAAACAAAAAACCTCCGGgggttttaattttataaattcaGCTGCATTTAATAAATTGCCGAACAATTtgagtgacaaaacgaaaaagcTTTGTGGTCTTGACTATAATTGttaaattgaacaagtaaaagtgagctaagttcggccgggcctaatcttatataccctccaccatggaccgaatttatcgagttcttgccacgatatctctttttaggcaaacaaaggataaaagaaaagaattcttatgttattggaacaatatcaagtaaaggttcatttcggaccataattgaactgaatattggagaccatagtagaagtcattgtgtaaaatttcggccaaatctggTAAGAATTGTGAaagagtaaaatagggagatgggtttatataggggctgcattaggctataaaccgattcataccatattcgacacgtatgttaaaggtcataagagaagccgttgcacaaaatttcagccaaatcggtttaagaattcaagaccccagatcggtttatatgacagctatatcaggttatggaccgatttcaaccatacttagcacacttgttggaagtcataataacacacctcatgcaaaatttcaaccaaatcagataagaattatgccctctagcggctcaagaatcaagatccaagatcggtttatatggcagctataccaaaacgtggaccgatatagcccatttacaattccaattgACCTaagactaataagaagtatttgtgcaaaatttcaagcggctagctttactccttcgaaagttagcgtgctttcgacagacagacggacggacggacggacatggctagttccaattaaaatgtcatgacgatcaagaatatactttatggggtcttagacgaatatttcgaggagttacaaacagaatgacgaaattagtataccctcatcctatggtggagggtgtaaaaagtgcaaaaaaaaaacatcttttggtatgaaaataagaacaaaatTTCTCCCGTGAAACAAACATTtcagcgactattccgaaagcggaatagaataccaacccttagctGCGAAACCCGGggaatgatataggaaatgctccaacgtttcatcatcttctccacatgccatacatatgctatcacttggcgcACGGATTTTGAAAGTTCAAGCAGCCCCCATTTAATATCTCTGCTAATTCGCGTTTTTCCCAGTGCTCATCATTATCAATCGTGCCTCGTACATTTCACTCAACAAATGCAAACGAAATCCACCAACCAAATCGAGATGAAAAGAAAGTCAAGTGTAAAGATTCACGCTCATTAGATATTCGCCCGTTAGCATGTTCTAAGCTGAGCGCTAGAAAAGCCAGCGGTTTGGCTTTTGTTATCATCAGCGAATTCTTATAAAAACCGACAATAGTTCTAATCGTTCATTCAGAAGATATTCGCTTACAATTAGAGAAGAGCCACACAGACAGGGGAGCAGATTGCGTAGAAATATTTCGAGAAATAAGGACTTGTGTCGCATTGAATAGAAGAGAAGAAGACAAAGAAAATGAAACTAAGTTTAATTCTGCTGCTGGTCTCAGGACTGGCCATAGCATTGGCAGGTGCGTAATGAGCAAATGAACTTTTGAGGTGGCTTCAATTCACAACTCAACtcttctttttattattatttatgctTAGATCCCGCTAGGCCTCAAAGGGGTATGATACATCAGATTAACGCTGGTGTAGCGGGACCCAATCCATATATTTTCTTGACCGTGCCCCGAGGTCGTTCGCAATCGTTGGTGCAAGGTTTCGAGGTCATTGACAGTGACAACAacaatgacgatgatgatgccgACGATGAAGAGCCACTTAACCTGAAACAAAGGAATTCCAAACATACCATCAATGATGAGCTAGACCATGACGAAGAAGAAGACATGGACATGGCTAACAGCATGGAGGAGCAAATGGACGAAAATGAGGACGAGGATGCAGATGATATGACAGTCGATGTCATGAAGGACTTCGCTATGAGCGATAAATCCAAGAAGAACCAAAGACTAACATCGTCGGTGAAGAATGCCAAGACCACTCCCATGATGGTGTCCCGGGAAACTGCAGGAGCCATCATGGTGCCCGATGAAATCATCGAAATCGAAGGTCAAAGCGTGATCGATGAAAAGACCGGCAAACCTGCCCTACTGCTCCCACGCTCCGTTCTAGACTCTATTCCCGATGGCAGTGTGGTGGCTCTCATGGAGCGTCCTGATGAAGGGCGGTCCTCCGAAGAGGAGCGTGCGAATCGTGTGGTAGTGCGCCGTCGTCGCAAGGGCTCCCGTCGCAATGTGAAACGCCGCCGTGGTAATGGCCGTCGTCGCAGACGCGGCAACAGGCGTCGCCCCAACAAGCGCGTTCGCGTTATGCGCGTTGGAGGAAATCGTCGTCGTGGCAATCGCCGCCGCGTCGGTTACCAAGGTTAAAGGGGTCTAGTGGGGAAAAACTCCCCACAGCTCCTTGGATTTCTCTAGTATTACTTAGTTCTTAGTCCTTTCTAGTTCTATGTCGCTCATATCTTGCTTGTg includes:
- the LOC106093226 gene encoding protein SDA1 homolog, with amino-acid sequence MKLSLILLLVSGLAIALADPARPQRGMIHQINAGVAGPNPYIFLTVPRGRSQSLVQGFEVIDSDNNNDDDDADDEEPLNLKQRNSKHTINDELDHDEEEDMDMANSMEEQMDENEDEDADDMTVDVMKDFAMSDKSKKNQRLTSSVKNAKTTPMMVSRETAGAIMVPDEIIEIEGQSVIDEKTGKPALLLPRSVLDSIPDGSVVALMERPDEGRSSEEERANRVVVRRRRKGSRRNVKRRRGNGRRRRRGNRRRPNKRVRVMRVGGNRRRGNRRRVGYQG